ATTGCTTGGTATTGTTTTTACCGACAGCTCGCGATCCCCAAGCTTTGAATGCCCCTTCGTCTTTTCCTCTGGCTGCAAGTGCCAATTGAACTTTCGCCATTCTGACCGCATCCTTTATTAGTTGTTAATAAAGTTTATGCAGCGGAGTTGAACATCATTAATTCTATGAAGGAAGTTTCGCTGGAAAAGCTGTTGAATTGAGAATGCAGAAATAGTTACGGATAAAATCACTAGTGTTTCATCAATTTTTTAGAAGTGGATTTTAATTTAATCTTCCAAAATGTAGAAAATGTGATAAAATACTATCAAATTAAGAGGGGGGTAAAGCTTTGAAAAACAAAGATTTTGTTCTGTCTATCACCTTATATGCATTTTTAGGATATTTATGGCTGCTTTTTATTGATCACATTGGTGAAATAGCTAATACAATGGATAACGTTTTAATCTTTGGAGGAATTATTATTCTTTTAGGAACTGTATTGTTTGGGGAAATTGTAAGGCGAGTAACTCCATTTAATGAGTATAAAAACAGTCACCCCGTAAAAATTGCTGGATTTGTCTCTTTTGGTTTAGTGGTGGTGGCTAGTTTGTTTGTGTAAATTTAAATCGACTCTTTCAGGTACGCACCCAAAAAAAGAGCCCTCTATTTTGAGGACTCCTTCATTAAAATTTATGCTTTTTCTTTCTTCTTAGCTTTCTGTAACTGCTTACTGCGTAATTGACCACAAGCTGCGTCGATATCTGTTCCGTGCTCGACACGAACACCACACTTGATGTTATTTTCAAGCAGGATCTCGTAGAACTTCAGAATATTTTCTTTAGAGCTACGTTCGTAATCGATGTGTTCAGCAACTGGATTGTAAGGAATCAAGTTCACGTAGGATAAATGCTTCTTATCCTTCAACATCTCGACTAACTGACGTGCTTCTTCGGGATGGTCGTTCACATCATGAATCAAAATATACTCGAACGTAATCCGCCGGTTCGTCTTTTCCAAGTAATAATCGACAGCTGGCATCAGCTTCTCAAGCGGGAAAGCCTTATTGATTTTCATCAATCTTGTACGCAGCTCATTATTCGGCGCGTGAAGTGACAATGCAAGATTGATTTGAATTCCTTCGTCTGCGAACTTATACATCTTATCAGCTAAACCACTTGTTGAAACGGTGATATGACGAGCACCGATTGAAAGTCCTTTTTGGTCGTTCACCACTCGAAGGAAATCCATCATGTGATCGTAGTTATCAAACGGCTCTCCGATACCCATCACGACGATGTGGCTGACACGCTCTTCTTTTGCTTGATCATCCAAGTGGTGTTGAACGTTCATAATCTGCTCAACGATTTCGCCACCTGTAAGATCACGGTTCTTCGCCAAAATACCACTTGCACAGAATGAGCAACCGATATTACAACCGACCTGTGTCGTCACACATACGGATAAACCATAATTGAAACGCATCAATACCGTTTCGATGTAGTTCCCATCTTCTAGCTCAAACAGAAACTTGATCGTACCATCTTGAGATTCTTGCTTGATTGCCTCTTTAAGCGTTTGAATCTTATAATTCTCCTTTAAAAGATTCAAGCAATCAGAGTTCAAGTTCGTCATCTCATCGAACGATTTGACACGCTTCTTATATAACCAGTCCCACACTTGTGTTGCACGGAACTTCTTTTGTCCATTCTCAACCAACCAATCGCGCAATTGTTCTTGCGTCAAACCATAAATGGATGGCTTACTCATAAATAATCCTTCTTTCTTCAATAAATGCTTTTTATCCTTTGTCTATACTACTGAAAATCGGCCCATAATTCAACCGATAGCCGTTACAACCAAAAGCTTAAGCGACCTATTTTAAAAGCGAAAGCCCGCTTTTTCTTTTTAGAAAAAACAGGCTTTCTTCAATACTATCTTAAGTTTTCAATAAACACTCGGATGACATCCGCTCCACCGATGAATGTACCCAGTGAGCTTCCGATGTTCGTCAACACTACAATAAGTAACACTCTCGTTGCTTTATTATCCCAGAACCCTTTAAGCGTCTGAACATCTTCTGATAAATTCTCGAAATCAGAGACATTCGGCTTACGGATCCACGCTTGCACTAACCCAGCAAACCACCCAGCTGCTAACAAAGGATTCAGTGAACTGAAAGGTGCCGCGAGAAATGCTGTAAGAACAGTCAACGGGTGTCCTAGAGCAATTGCCGCACCAAGCGCGGACAGGGAGCCATTCCATAAAATCCAACTGATGGTCTGTTGCCATCCAGCAGCAGGATTCATCGCAAATGTATAAGCAATCACGGATAAGATAACGATTGGAATCATCCATGCAAACACTTTAGGTTTTTTTGATTTTTTAGGCACACGAGCCAACCGTTCTAGATCGTGATCGCGGTAAATCTCTTCCTTGATCCCCGGGACGTGTGCAGCACCAAGTACCGCCACTACTTTTTCACCAGGTGCAGTTTTGATTTTTTGAGCTAAATATTGATCTCTTTCATCAATCAAAGGAACCTTCAACTTTGGAAATGCTTGAGTGAACTCTTTTAACACCGAGTTAAGCATATCTTGAGACTTCATTTTCTCAAGCTCTTCTTCAGTGACCTTATCCTGACTGAAGATACTATAAAAAACTGACATCATCAGCTTCGCACGACCCATTAGGCCAATATTTCTCCATATCCGAGAAAACGTTACTTGGATATTTCGGTCAGCTAAAACCAATTCAGCCCCAATTTCTTCAGCCGATTCAACCCCTTGGATCATCTCTTGCCCAGGTTTGATCCCGAACTGTTTAGCTATTCGGTTCTGGAATGATGAAATCATCATGTTCATCAATAAAAGAGTCGATTTCTTCTCCTTGATTACCTTGAAGATATTCATATTTTTCCACTTATTATTATCTTTAATCGATTGGAAGCGTTGATCATCCAACTCAACACATACCGAGTCAGGTTTCTCTTGCTCAATCACTTCTTTCACCTGTTCAGCACTTTGTTTCGAAACGTGTGCTGTACCGATTAGAATAATTTCTTTACCATCTACAGTTAATCTGGTTATATTTTCTTCCGACATGTAAGACTTCCTTTTTTTCGAAAATTAACATTCATAACATCTATTCTAACATTTTTTCTCTGCATTTAATGAAAGAATCCATTATTTGTTTGATGAATTTTAAATCGTTGGACACTGGACTTTATTTGCCATACATTTAAGAGAGATATAATTATGAGGAGGACGAACATTGAGCCCGACAGTACTAATAACTGGAGCAACAAGTGGAATCGGTTTGGAACTTGTAAACTTGTTTGCTGAGGATAAATACGATATGATCCTAGTCGCTCGAAATGAAGAAAAATTACAAGAGCTTGAAAAGACATATAATCATGTGACCATTCTTCCTAAGGACCTTAGTGAGCCTGAAGCAGCTAAAGATGTTTTCCACTTCATCAAAGATCATAATCTTCAAATCGACACCCTAGTCAATAATGCTGGTTTCGGTTTGCTCGGCACATTTGATGAGCTACCTATCGAGGAACAATCAAGAATGATTCAACTCAACATCAATGCGCTGACGGAGTTGACCTATTACTTCCTTCCTGAAATGAAAAAGCGTAATCACGGTAAGATCATGAATGTTGCTAGTACGGCAGCTTTCCAGCCAGGACCGCTTATGGCTGTCTATTACGCTTCAAAATCTTATGTACTTTCATTTTCAGAAGCGTTGAATGTTGAACTTGAAGATACTAATCTCAGTTTAACCACACTTTGTCCAGGGCCGACACAAACTAAATTTGGTGACGTTGCAGGCGTAAGTAACACGAAGATGTTCGACAGTGCCATGCCCGCTTCTATTGTCGCCCAAAAGGGTTATGAAGCGATGCAAAAAGGTAAAGGCGTCGTCATTACCGGTCGAATGAACAGCTTCGGTGCAATAGGAGCCAAATTCCTCCCTCGGAGAACAGCAGCAAGGATTGCCAAACGAATCGCCCAGGAAAAATAAAAGAGTTATCAAGTAGTTCATTTTTGAGGTGCAAACATACAGTCTGTACTCTTAATTGAACTACTTTTTTTATATGAAATTGCTGGGTTCACAACAATTAAACTTATAGTGTGGTAACCGATCGATTCTTGGTCTTTTCATGGTAAAATAAGTATAAAAAGAAGAGGCAGGAAGAAAATGAATATCCAACTACAAACAGAAAGACTAAAACTTACTCCTTGTTCTGAGCAATCATTATCAACTTATGCGACTGACGAATTCGAAATTGGGCCTCATATAGAAATGTATCTTGAAGAAGTTAAGGAAGATGCCTCTGTTATTGGATGGGGCGTTTGGCTAGTTATAGATAAACAGAACAATAAAATTATTGGAGACCTTGGATTTAAAGGTAAGCCTGATGCAGAAAAATCCGTTGAAGTAGGATATGGAATCACCACTTCAGAACAAAACAAAGGTTATGCAACAGAAGCATTGAAATGTGTCTTTGAATGGGCATTTAACTTTAATTCAGTAGAAAAAATAAAAGCTGAATGCCTTAGAGATAATACCGCCTCAATTAGAGTTTTAGAGAAATTGAACATGCAGAAATCAAAAACTGATAACGACATGCTCTACTGGCAATTAAATAAATGAACTATTCTTTAAACAATCAGAACGTTAGTTGAAAGATAATGTATAGGGGTGTTTGTCATGAAATTTATATCGAGTATGTTGTTGAAGCCTAAATTGAACAGTTTTATTTTTGAAACGTTCTTAACGGAATTCAATGTTTTCTATTACTCAATTATAGGGTGGTTCAAACAGCCAAACGTGAACGATAGTGAAAAAACGTATTCTTATCATAAGACCTCTCAACTAAAGACCTTTGTAATTGTGTTTTCAATTATTATTCTTTTGGAAGGGATATTATTTCATTATCTAATCCAACTATGGAGTGATGTAGCTGCATGGGTTTTCACCGCACTAAATATTTACGCTTTGTTATACATAATAGGGCTATATAATTCTGCAAAGCTATTACCTCATCGTCTGTTTTTAGACCACCTTATTATCCATTTTGGATTTCAGAGCAGTATTAAATTAAATCTCAGTGATATAGATTGTATAAAAGCCGTTGAAGAAAAAGGTGATATTTGGGGGGATAAACCTAAAGACAAATACCATTCAGTGTTAAATGTGGATTCGCCTCAGTATGAAATTTTCTTAAAAGAACCTTCTCTAATGAAAAGCTCATATGGGAAAAAGAAATACGTTAAATCAGTTTTATTTAGGGCTGATAATCCAACTAAAATGCTTGAGAAGATAAATAATAATATTAAGTGTACAAGTAATGAGGCGGAAACAAGAGAGTTTTGACACTTATAGGTCATCTTTAAGAATTCGATTGACCATGAGGATCCTGTATAAAATTTTTTTCATCTTTAATTCCTATTTTTTTATATCCTCGAAAAACCTTTATGAAACAAATAAAAATATAACAAAAATTGATATGAATACTGTATCAGCAATCGCCAAGTACAATCCAGCGTTCGATTTTTTCACTCTTGCTAAACTATAATTAAATAAGCTGTCGTATAAACTTATTACGAACAAAACGAATGAAATAATTACGACAAAAGTGCTCTCCGTAATTAACACTGCAAATATGTAAATCAGCCATCTTCGAAAGAAATTAAACAATAATCCGATAAAAAGCAAGGAAAGCGAGGCTGGATCAACTTCCAAATCATTAGAAGAAATCTCGTTAAGTCCTTTTTTTATATTCTTATAATCCCTTAAGAAACTAATGTTAATTACCAATACAATTAAGCAGTACAAAATAATATAAATATCTTCATTACCTTCTATAAGATCCCACAAACCCTAACCCCCTCGCTTTTATTGCCTAAAAAAACTAGTGCACCTTCTCCACGTCATAACCCTCTTCTTCCAAAATCGAAACGATATGAGGTTCTAGGATCAAGTGAAGGCTACCCACAATCACGAAATATGTTTGGCCTTCGCCATTCTCTAAGAAGCCTTCGATTTCCTCTGCCATACCATAATTTCTGTCATCATTAATTGCCTTCATGAATGCCTCAGCTTCTTCATCAACCTCATCTGTCGCAACTTCTTCTTCCATCAATGAATCCAATAGATCGTCTTCGTCTCCAGCTTTATATAACTCGAACATTTCAAGCATATCCTCTTCCATTTCTTCAAGTGAAATCAAAGAATCCTCGAGCATTTCAATTTGATACTCTTCAGACGTGTCAGCGAAAATTCCTAGCTGCTCCTCCACCGTTTCAAGGTCTTGGACTTCTTTGTCATCCATGTTTGCTTTATTTAGAAAATATTGGTCCACTCCGAATGTGTAACCTAATTCTTGCATCATCAGCTGCTGAATCAACGTCGATAAAAACCAAGGTTTATACTGTTCAACCATCTCGACACCTAGACCAAAGCCGTTCAATGCTTGATCAACTTCTTTGTATAGATCTTCTGGCAAATGGTCTTGAAGAGTAGTTCCATCTTGATAAGTTCCTAACTCATTATTCAGTTGCTGCATTTCTCCCATATCCACATTATTCAAATCGATCTCGGGTACAATCACATCAGATTCATGATAAGCCGTTTCTATTTTTTCATGTAATGGATAAAAATCTCTTGTTCCTGCATGAATCGTCCCCTGCAGGTATACAGTAGTTCCCTCATTCTCTACTTTCCACAGGAATCCGCCTGGGCCATCAGGTCTTCCGTATGTTTTTTCATTATGTATGACTTCAATTTCGTTAGCGGTCAATTGATCTACAATTTCTTGTTGATCATCAACATCTCTATAAGGATTCTCCGATAAGTCAACCTCTTTTAGACCTTCCATTTCAAGCAAAACACTGATATCTGAAATGTCGTTATCCGAAAGGTCCAACATTTCAACTCCATCAAAGGCTTCCAAGCCACTTAGTTCCATTATCTCACTTTCAGATAAATCTAATTCGGAAACTGTTTCTACATCGCTGACTGACCAGTCCTCTTCTGTGTTATCTATTTCATCAGCAATCGCGGCTTCCAAGTTTTCATCGGAAAACTCTACTGTTTCTTCCGATTGACAAGCTGCTAACAAACCTACAACCATTACCATCACAATAAGAATTCTCTTTTCTTTCACCACTCGAACCGCCCCTACTTTTCCAGATAATTGAATCGTACCAAACCCCTCTACCAATAGCAATAACACTTAGTACAAAATTGTTCCTCAATAAAAGGTTTCAGTTTCATCATTACGTGGTAATGGATACGTAATAACTTTGTCGAATTTTTAATAACAATTTGCAATAAGTACATGTTCTTTGAGCGTTTGCAAATACTATTTATCATCCAATGAACGAATAATCCAACCATGTTAGTGGGGAACATCTATGAATATTCATTTCACGTCACTTGAACAATTAAATATTTCAAATATATGGGGACCAAGGGAACAGGACGTATCGGACTTATCTTTCCATTCCGACCGAATCGACCCTCCCTCTATTTTTTTCTGCATAAAAGGTTCTACAGAGGACGGGCATAAGTATATACTTGACGCCATTCAAAAAGGAGCCAAAGTGATTGTCGGGACGAACGAGAAGGTCCTCGAGCAATCAAGCTCATTACATCCTGATCTTACGTTTATTTCTGTAAAAAATATCAGGCAGACAATGGCCATAATTGCTAAATATATGTATAAAAAACCGGATGAATCATTAAAAACTATAGGAATCACAGGGACCAATGGAAAAACGACTGTCGCCGCATATGTGCGGTCATTACTTTCTTTATTAGGTATACGTACAGGATCTATCGGGACGACCGGCATTTGGTCAGATAACCAAAAGCTCCCCTATAAGAAAAGTACACCTACCACTCCTGAATCTTTAGATATATTCAGGATTTGCAGACAATTATCAGATTTGAAAAATGATGCCGTGGCGATGGAAGTCTCTTCAATTGCCTTAGACCAGTACAGAGTGGAGGGCATCGATTTCGATGTGGCCATTCACACCAATTTTTCTGAAGAGCACTTGGAATATCACAAGACAATTGAACATTACAGAGATTGTAAATTACGTTTGTTCAAACAAGCTAAGACTGCGGTTGTCAACATTGATGACGATGGTATGGCTGACGAAATTCTAGAAACGTACACAGGACCATTAATCACTTATAGCCTTGAGAGTGATACAGACGCCGATTTATTTGCATCGAAGGTCAATGTA
Above is a window of Halalkalibacillus sediminis DNA encoding:
- a CDS encoding UDP-N-acetylmuramoyl-L-alanyl-D-glutamate--2,6-diaminopimelate ligase, coding for MNIHFTSLEQLNISNIWGPREQDVSDLSFHSDRIDPPSIFFCIKGSTEDGHKYILDAIQKGAKVIVGTNEKVLEQSSSLHPDLTFISVKNIRQTMAIIAKYMYKKPDESLKTIGITGTNGKTTVAAYVRSLLSLLGIRTGSIGTTGIWSDNQKLPYKKSTPTTPESLDIFRICRQLSDLKNDAVAMEVSSIALDQYRVEGIDFDVAIHTNFSEEHLEYHKTIEHYRDCKLRLFKQAKTAVVNIDDDGMADEILETYTGPLITYSLESDTDADLFASKVNVDEDGSYFDLTYQNQTYELFVPVFGDYNVANVLSAIGCALHLGYTMNEIIHVIGKLEGPQGRFEVISKPNNQKVILDYAHTPVALNRLIEEVKKLKYERLIVMIAGIGIRDFNKMPKMAQMIEGQADEIVVTVDHPGYHDPQEVVDQVMTGFKEPTASNIHTSLTRKEGVEKALHLSNEGDIILLTSGCINDAQIIKGKEVPHSDTDIIDDYYEKSLC
- a CDS encoding GNAT family N-acetyltransferase — encoded protein: MNIQLQTERLKLTPCSEQSLSTYATDEFEIGPHIEMYLEEVKEDASVIGWGVWLVIDKQNNKIIGDLGFKGKPDAEKSVEVGYGITTSEQNKGYATEALKCVFEWAFNFNSVEKIKAECLRDNTASIRVLEKLNMQKSKTDNDMLYWQLNK
- the rlmN gene encoding 23S rRNA (adenine(2503)-C(2))-methyltransferase RlmN; translation: MSKPSIYGLTQEQLRDWLVENGQKKFRATQVWDWLYKKRVKSFDEMTNLNSDCLNLLKENYKIQTLKEAIKQESQDGTIKFLFELEDGNYIETVLMRFNYGLSVCVTTQVGCNIGCSFCASGILAKNRDLTGGEIVEQIMNVQHHLDDQAKEERVSHIVVMGIGEPFDNYDHMMDFLRVVNDQKGLSIGARHITVSTSGLADKMYKFADEGIQINLALSLHAPNNELRTRLMKINKAFPLEKLMPAVDYYLEKTNRRITFEYILIHDVNDHPEEARQLVEMLKDKKHLSYVNLIPYNPVAEHIDYERSSKENILKFYEILLENNIKCGVRVEHGTDIDAACGQLRSKQLQKAKKKEKA
- a CDS encoding SDR family NAD(P)-dependent oxidoreductase, translating into MSPTVLITGATSGIGLELVNLFAEDKYDMILVARNEEKLQELEKTYNHVTILPKDLSEPEAAKDVFHFIKDHNLQIDTLVNNAGFGLLGTFDELPIEEQSRMIQLNINALTELTYYFLPEMKKRNHGKIMNVASTAAFQPGPLMAVYYASKSYVLSFSEALNVELEDTNLSLTTLCPGPTQTKFGDVAGVSNTKMFDSAMPASIVAQKGYEAMQKGKGVVITGRMNSFGAIGAKFLPRRTAARIAKRIAQEK
- a CDS encoding TraB/GumN family protein — translated: MSEENITRLTVDGKEIILIGTAHVSKQSAEQVKEVIEQEKPDSVCVELDDQRFQSIKDNNKWKNMNIFKVIKEKKSTLLLMNMMISSFQNRIAKQFGIKPGQEMIQGVESAEEIGAELVLADRNIQVTFSRIWRNIGLMGRAKLMMSVFYSIFSQDKVTEEELEKMKSQDMLNSVLKEFTQAFPKLKVPLIDERDQYLAQKIKTAPGEKVVAVLGAAHVPGIKEEIYRDHDLERLARVPKKSKKPKVFAWMIPIVILSVIAYTFAMNPAAGWQQTISWILWNGSLSALGAAIALGHPLTVLTAFLAAPFSSLNPLLAAGWFAGLVQAWIRKPNVSDFENLSEDVQTLKGFWDNKATRVLLIVVLTNIGSSLGTFIGGADVIRVFIENLR
- a CDS encoding TraB/GumN family protein, with translation MVEGFGTIQLSGKVGAVRVVKEKRILIVMVMVVGLLAACQSEETVEFSDENLEAAIADEIDNTEEDWSVSDVETVSELDLSESEIMELSGLEAFDGVEMLDLSDNDISDISVLLEMEGLKEVDLSENPYRDVDDQQEIVDQLTANEIEVIHNEKTYGRPDGPGGFLWKVENEGTTVYLQGTIHAGTRDFYPLHEKIETAYHESDVIVPEIDLNNVDMGEMQQLNNELGTYQDGTTLQDHLPEDLYKEVDQALNGFGLGVEMVEQYKPWFLSTLIQQLMMQELGYTFGVDQYFLNKANMDDKEVQDLETVEEQLGIFADTSEEYQIEMLEDSLISLEEMEEDMLEMFELYKAGDEDDLLDSLMEEEVATDEVDEEAEAFMKAINDDRNYGMAEEIEGFLENGEGQTYFVIVGSLHLILEPHIVSILEEEGYDVEKVH